From a single Intestinibaculum porci genomic region:
- a CDS encoding YdcF family protein — translation MLKKIILTPILVIMIVVGYIGFNAFSIYMYGQQDHAQKADVIIVLGASVSYRRVSPVYRERINHGITLLNEHYASRMILTGGRIAGQQYSDASVARSYALSKGVSSAAILIEEKSTETVENLKYAKEIMDHYGYKTAIIVSDPLHMKRAMLMAKDEGIDAYSSPTPTTMYKSKSSQEQFLKKEVFTYIYYKFYRIYKIFV, via the coding sequence ATGTTAAAGAAAATCATTCTGACACCCATTTTAGTCATAATGATTGTTGTGGGCTATATTGGTTTTAATGCCTTTTCAATCTATATGTATGGACAACAGGATCATGCTCAGAAAGCCGATGTCATTATCGTCTTAGGGGCTTCGGTCTCCTATCGACGGGTTTCTCCGGTATATCGAGAACGCATCAATCATGGCATTACCCTTCTTAATGAGCATTATGCCAGCAGGATGATCTTAACGGGCGGCCGGATTGCTGGTCAGCAGTATTCCGATGCGTCTGTCGCCCGTTCTTATGCTTTGTCAAAAGGTGTCTCAAGCGCCGCAATTCTCATTGAAGAGAAATCCACGGAAACCGTGGAAAACTTAAAATACGCGAAAGAGATTATGGACCATTATGGTTATAAAACAGCCATTATTGTCTCCGATCCTTTACATATGAAAAGGGCGATGCTAATGGCGAAAGATGAAGGAATTGACGCCTATTCATCACCAACGCCGACAACGATGTATAAAAGTAAATCATCGCAGGAACAGTTCCTCAAAAAGGAAGTCTTCACGTATATCTATTATAAGTTCTATCGCATATATAAAATCTTTGTCTAA
- a CDS encoding LemA family protein: MVLIIVIVIVALLVIYGIATFNGLVKLRNKAQAAWAQVDVVLKRRADLIPNLVETVKGYASHESKTLTEVMNARNRYTKATTAEDKIESSNMLTQALGHLFAVAEAYPDLKANTNFLELQKQLQETEDKIQYARQFYNDDVTQYKNKCEMFPSNIIAGIGGFKAMPFYEIDEASREAPKVSF, translated from the coding sequence ATGGTTCTTATTATTGTTATTGTGATTGTGGCTTTGCTTGTCATTTATGGAATTGCCACCTTTAATGGCTTAGTGAAGTTGCGTAATAAAGCCCAGGCAGCCTGGGCCCAGGTGGACGTGGTGCTCAAACGTCGTGCTGACCTGATTCCAAATTTAGTGGAAACGGTCAAAGGCTATGCTAGCCACGAATCAAAAACTTTAACGGAAGTGATGAATGCGCGTAATCGTTATACGAAAGCAACGACTGCGGAAGATAAGATTGAGTCGTCCAATATGTTAACGCAAGCGTTAGGACACTTATTTGCGGTCGCGGAAGCGTATCCTGATTTAAAAGCGAACACCAACTTCTTAGAATTACAGAAACAGCTGCAGGAAACGGAAGATAAGATTCAGTATGCCCGTCAGTTCTATAATGATGATGTCACACAGTATAAAAACAAGTGTGAGATGTTCCCATCAAACATTATTGCCGGGATTGGCGGCTTTAAAGCCATGCCATTTTATGAAATTGATGAAGCTTCTAGAGAAGCCCCAAAAGTTTCTTTCTAA
- a CDS encoding DUF2207 family protein: protein MAKENAIASMDIKCTIDAQGTGTFTETWDMNVSSGTEVYKTFNQMEEKKLSIISVSDGHKTYENIGDWDVDASRSEKAYKCGINETDSGYELCFGIGNYGHKTYTMKYKITHLVNKYKDAYAINYAFMSDMSIDVGKATVLIASKAQRFSAAKDKIWGFGYDGRCDFMQDGKIYMTTNGRIHKLQLLAKLSHAYGSPDTSYSDQSWKDVYDDAMEGASFSKKENDNVSYEMGEASDDENDWLFFLIFGVIVIVALLVIIYKIIEMSVRKTSKDHFDDGSVFDPKEVHPFRDIPTKDINYFYYLAYQMGIAFKDGGIMSAYVLKWIKDEQIQLTESKEGLFKKQTFNIDFHKPLNTDNKVEKELYEMFRKAAGANQILETKEFDRYCRDHYEQVRGFFGKALAAGGKVLTDQHLRIKRDYKKVLCFDIDTNHSIYPTAIRDDVEHIMGLKKFLLDQHNMEEKKAIEVHLWQEYLMYASILGIADEVEKQLKNIQPHFYSPESDYYAYFRAWYIMDTFIPSGITSANHAYTTANSGSAFAGGGGGASFGGGGGGFSGGGGGGVR, encoded by the coding sequence ATGGCAAAAGAAAATGCCATTGCATCAATGGACATCAAATGCACTATTGATGCGCAGGGGACCGGCACCTTTACCGAAACCTGGGATATGAATGTCTCTTCCGGGACGGAAGTGTATAAAACGTTCAATCAAATGGAAGAGAAGAAGTTATCTATTATCTCAGTCAGTGATGGTCATAAGACTTATGAAAATATTGGGGACTGGGACGTCGATGCCTCAAGATCGGAAAAGGCTTATAAATGCGGAATCAATGAAACGGACAGCGGTTATGAATTATGTTTCGGAATAGGGAATTATGGTCATAAAACCTATACCATGAAATATAAGATCACCCACTTAGTTAACAAGTATAAAGATGCTTATGCTATCAATTATGCCTTCATGAGTGATATGTCTATTGATGTTGGCAAAGCGACTGTCTTAATCGCGTCAAAAGCGCAGCGCTTTAGCGCCGCAAAAGATAAGATCTGGGGCTTTGGCTATGATGGCCGCTGCGACTTTATGCAGGATGGTAAAATCTACATGACCACCAATGGCCGTATTCATAAATTACAGCTATTAGCCAAGCTCTCACATGCTTATGGCTCTCCCGATACTAGCTATAGTGATCAAAGCTGGAAAGATGTTTATGATGATGCCATGGAGGGCGCCTCTTTCTCTAAAAAAGAGAATGATAATGTCTCTTATGAAATGGGAGAAGCATCCGATGATGAAAACGACTGGCTCTTCTTTCTCATTTTCGGGGTTATTGTCATTGTGGCCCTCTTAGTGATTATTTATAAGATCATTGAGATGTCAGTGCGTAAAACAAGTAAAGATCATTTCGATGACGGCAGTGTCTTTGATCCGAAAGAAGTGCATCCATTTCGTGATATTCCTACTAAGGATATCAATTACTTCTACTATTTAGCCTATCAGATGGGCATTGCCTTTAAAGATGGCGGGATTATGTCCGCCTATGTTTTAAAGTGGATCAAAGATGAGCAAATTCAGTTAACTGAAAGCAAAGAAGGACTCTTTAAAAAACAGACTTTTAACATTGATTTTCATAAGCCGTTAAATACGGACAATAAAGTAGAAAAAGAACTTTATGAGATGTTTAGAAAAGCGGCTGGAGCCAATCAAATTCTTGAAACGAAAGAATTTGATCGCTACTGCCGTGATCATTATGAGCAGGTCAGAGGCTTTTTTGGAAAAGCCTTAGCGGCCGGCGGTAAGGTCTTAACTGATCAGCATTTACGCATCAAAAGAGATTATAAGAAAGTCTTATGCTTTGATATCGATACGAATCATTCAATTTATCCAACTGCAATCAGAGATGATGTGGAACATATTATGGGGCTGAAAAAGTTCTTGCTTGATCAGCATAATATGGAAGAAAAGAAAGCCATTGAAGTGCATCTCTGGCAGGAATATCTGATGTATGCGAGCATCTTAGGGATTGCTGATGAAGTGGAAAAACAGCTGAAAAATATTCAGCCGCATTTCTATTCACCAGAGAGTGATTACTATGCTTATTTCAGAGCCTGGTACATTATGGACACCTTCATCCCATCGGGCATCACCAGTGCCAACCATGCTTATACGACCGCTAATAGCGGGTCTGCTTTTGCCGGCGGCGGAGGCGGGGCCTCCTTTGGCGGCGGGGGCGGCGGCTTCTCCGGAGGGGGCGGAGGCGGCGTCCGTTAA
- the pdxR gene encoding MocR-like pyridoxine biosynthesis transcription factor PdxR, protein MITYSFTNEDTLTNQLYEAIKNDITNGTLKDNEKLPSKRALAKHLNISTITVENAYMQLLSEGYIYSKPRSGYYVAHILHRPKRQTIPLIHEEKKEKMKIDFSSNATSPDHFPFTSWAKVSRYVLTNKQKQLLEPMPSQGLADLREAIALHLLDFKDMAVSPSQIIIGAGTEYLYGLLIQFFGFDVFYGLETPGYATLSHVYEAYHVTSIPLPIDHEGVKMSALYDSPVDILHVTPGHHFPTGITMPINRRVELLSWVNTSRYIIEDDYDSEFRMMGKPLPSLFSIDTTDHVIYMNTFTKTLSSTVRVSYMVLPVHLVEAFKKKLSFYNCSVSSFEQEILASFIQEGYFEKHINRMRTIYRRKRNEVLHLFTSHPLSSCSHISEENAGLHFLLTIDCAIDVNHFKEILKNHQIKIKSLSDYGGDPTPTFIINYSSLSLDDLPGAFDMMYDIIKEEQSRSSY, encoded by the coding sequence ATGATCACTTATTCATTTACCAATGAGGATACCCTCACCAATCAGTTATATGAAGCCATTAAAAACGATATCACCAATGGCACTTTAAAAGATAACGAAAAACTGCCTTCCAAGAGAGCCTTAGCCAAGCATTTAAACATTTCTACGATTACCGTGGAAAATGCCTACATGCAGCTGCTTTCCGAAGGCTATATTTACTCGAAACCCCGCAGCGGTTACTACGTTGCCCATATTTTACATCGGCCAAAACGTCAAACAATTCCCCTGATCCATGAAGAAAAAAAGGAAAAGATGAAAATCGACTTTTCCTCTAATGCGACCAGTCCTGATCATTTCCCATTCACATCATGGGCCAAAGTGTCCCGCTATGTTTTAACGAATAAACAAAAACAGTTACTCGAGCCCATGCCTTCGCAAGGTCTTGCGGATTTACGGGAAGCGATCGCTTTGCATCTGTTAGACTTCAAAGATATGGCCGTCTCCCCCAGTCAGATCATCATCGGGGCGGGAACCGAATATCTCTATGGCTTATTAATTCAGTTTTTTGGCTTTGATGTGTTCTATGGCTTAGAAACGCCAGGTTATGCAACCTTATCCCATGTCTATGAAGCCTATCATGTCACCAGCATTCCTTTGCCCATTGATCATGAAGGAGTCAAGATGTCCGCTCTTTATGATTCTCCTGTAGATATCTTACATGTCACTCCTGGTCATCATTTCCCCACTGGCATTACCATGCCAATCAATCGCCGCGTAGAACTCTTATCCTGGGTTAATACCTCCCGTTATATTATCGAAGATGATTATGACAGTGAATTCCGAATGATGGGCAAACCATTACCCTCATTATTTTCGATCGATACAACGGATCATGTCATCTATATGAATACATTTACCAAGACCTTATCATCTACGGTCCGTGTCAGCTATATGGTTTTACCGGTGCATTTGGTCGAAGCTTTCAAGAAAAAACTTTCTTTCTATAACTGCAGTGTCTCTTCCTTTGAACAGGAGATTCTCGCTTCCTTTATTCAGGAAGGCTATTTTGAAAAGCATATCAACCGGATGCGGACAATTTACCGTCGTAAACGTAATGAGGTACTCCATTTATTTACCTCTCATCCTTTATCATCATGTTCGCATATTTCTGAAGAAAATGCCGGTCTGCATTTCCTTTTAACGATTGACTGTGCCATCGACGTGAATCATTTTAAAGAGATCCTGAAAAACCATCAGATCAAAATCAAATCGTTAAGTGATTATGGCGGAGATCCGACACCCACCTTCATTATTAACTATTCTTCTTTGTCATTAGATGATTTACCAGGTGCTTTTGATATGATGTATGACATCATAAAAGAGGAACAGTCACGTTCCTCTTATTAA
- a CDS encoding pyridoxamine kinase, translating into MKRVLTIQDISCVGKCSLTIALPVISAMGVETAILPTALLSTHTMFKGFTFKDLSDQIHPIIDHWQNEGISFDAIYTGYLGSIEEIDLMKELFKRFKTKENFIFVDPVMGDHGKLYPHFDDAYAKKNKELCALADYIVPNLTEACLLTDTPYQEDYDRPYIEDLLQKLAALGAKVVAITGIAFTKGKTGVYGYDTRSKQYFSYETQQIEAMYHGTGDLFSSVTVGALMRGLSEAKAFKLACDYTALTIQKTLENPSKPWYGVDFEATLPSLIASLSKDTDGTY; encoded by the coding sequence ATGAAACGTGTATTAACTATTCAGGATATTTCCTGTGTGGGGAAATGTTCTTTAACGATTGCTTTACCAGTCATTTCGGCGATGGGGGTGGAAACGGCGATTTTACCAACCGCTTTATTATCAACGCATACCATGTTTAAAGGATTTACCTTTAAAGATCTCAGTGATCAGATTCATCCCATTATCGATCACTGGCAAAATGAAGGGATCAGTTTTGATGCGATTTATACTGGTTATTTAGGTTCAATTGAAGAAATTGATCTGATGAAAGAACTCTTTAAACGTTTTAAAACCAAAGAGAATTTTATTTTTGTCGATCCCGTGATGGGGGATCATGGGAAACTGTATCCGCATTTTGATGATGCTTATGCGAAAAAGAATAAAGAATTATGTGCCCTAGCCGATTATATTGTCCCGAATTTAACGGAAGCCTGCTTATTAACGGATACTCCTTATCAGGAAGATTATGATCGTCCTTATATTGAAGACTTATTACAGAAGCTTGCAGCGTTAGGGGCGAAAGTCGTGGCGATCACGGGCATCGCTTTTACCAAAGGAAAAACGGGTGTCTATGGTTATGACACCCGCAGCAAACAGTATTTTTCTTATGAAACGCAGCAGATTGAAGCGATGTATCATGGCACCGGGGATTTATTCTCGAGTGTCACGGTCGGCGCGCTCATGCGCGGTCTTAGTGAAGCGAAGGCTTTTAAGTTAGCCTGTGATTATACCGCTTTAACGATCCAGAAGACTTTAGAAAATCCTAGCAAACCATGGTATGGAGTGGATTTTGAAGCGACTCTGCCAAGTCTTATCGCGTCTTTGTCGAAAGATACAGACGGAACATATTAA
- a CDS encoding YggS family pyridoxal phosphate-dependent enzyme: MIVNEEAVKKVLNDVKPATLVAATKYVDAPELDKLEALGVTIFGENRVQAFLEKYEKYHGNAHWHFIGTLQCNKVKYIIDKVELIHSVNSYKLIDEIEKQAKKHDLVMDVLLQVNIAQEESKHGFAAQEMDQVMDYLKDKPHLHPRGLMMMAPHIEPEETRQYFKATKDLLTALTQKYPQYQLTELSMGMTNDYKIAIEEGSTMVRLGHALFKEA, from the coding sequence ATGATTGTAAATGAAGAAGCAGTCAAAAAAGTATTAAATGATGTCAAGCCAGCGACCTTAGTGGCAGCCACGAAATATGTCGATGCGCCGGAATTAGATAAGTTAGAGGCATTAGGGGTGACAATCTTTGGGGAAAACCGCGTTCAGGCCTTTTTGGAGAAGTATGAAAAGTACCATGGAAACGCCCACTGGCATTTTATTGGCACACTGCAGTGTAATAAAGTGAAATACATTATTGATAAGGTCGAACTGATTCATTCGGTCAATTCTTATAAGCTGATTGATGAAATTGAAAAGCAGGCCAAGAAACATGATTTAGTAATGGATGTTTTATTACAGGTCAATATTGCCCAGGAAGAAAGCAAACATGGCTTTGCGGCGCAGGAAATGGATCAGGTGATGGATTACTTAAAAGATAAACCGCATCTCCATCCGCGCGGTTTGATGATGATGGCTCCTCATATTGAACCAGAAGAAACGAGACAGTATTTTAAAGCCACCAAAGACTTATTAACAGCTCTAACGCAGAAGTATCCACAGTATCAGTTAACTGAGTTATCCATGGGAATGACCAATGATTACAAGATCGCCATTGAAGAAGGTTCAACGATGGTGCGTTTAGGCCATGCCTTATTTAAAGAAGCATAG
- a CDS encoding 2-hydroxyacyl-CoA dehydratase encodes MKYYLGIDVGSTTVKLYLTDEQDNCLYSNYVRHFSDVRATIFTLLKEVKDQLGDIEIYPAMTGSGGLSLAQSLNIEFIQEVIACTKTVETYIPRTDVVIELGGEDAKITYFDGALEQRMNGTCAGGTGAFIDQMATLLQTDAKGLNELAKHYQTIYPIASRCGVFAKTDVQPLINDGVSKEDIAVSIFQAVVNQTISGLACGKPIRGNVAFLGGPLYFLSELRQRFIETLKLTDDEIIFPENSQLFVAMGACLNAKEKATQAFKISDLLNALEALKGKTSEITNEIEPLFKNDEELKAFRERHLSHITKKHSLAKYKGKVYVGIDVGSTTSKVILTDDQGAILWSFYSSNEGNPLKLIIKIMGDVYEMLPEGAYIAKAGVTGYGEALIRNAIKVDYGEVETIAHYTAAKAYDPDVDFILDIGGQDMKAITIRDNVIQNISLNEACSAGCGSFLETFAKSLGYTIEEFAALALKSRHPMDLGSRCTVFMNSKVKQAQKEGATVEDISAGLSYSVIKNALYKVIKLRSKEDIGKHVVVQGGTFYNEAVLRAFEKETGIEVTRPDIAGLMGAYGMARIAIENDDGEPTTLLTKDELEQLTYTTSMRNCGLCTNNCMLTVTQFNDDRQFISGNRCERGAGLPLSSKKYPNLYDYKYKRIFGYKSLLPKEAPRGSVGIPRVLNMYENYPFWHTFFTNLGFRVVLSARSSKQLYEKGIESIPSENVCYPAKLAHGHIENLIARHISFIFYPSVVYERQEYQDAGNHYNCPIVGSYPETIKNNVDNLELNHINYKNPFISLNNPKTLFKTLKESLAEFHISDQELHTAIDKAYDELARAKRDVQEKGKEALEWMHANHKHGIVLAGRPYHVDPEINHGIADLICSEGFAVLTEDSVCNLNKEETEFRVVDQWTYHSRLYRAAEFVSTQKDLELVQLTSFGCGLDAVTSDQVQELLQARGKIFTLIKIDETSNLGPIRIRIRSLKATVRKRMDDIDLSKHYELKKVPFTKEMKDKGWTILCPQMSPIHFQFVETALRSEGYNFEVLPSVDKGATDAGLKYVNNDACYPSILVTGQLMEALQSGKYDVHKTAVIISQTGGGCRATNYIAFIRKALKDAHLDFVPVISANLAGLESNPGFKITYNVAKKATMAAMYGDLFMRVLYRVRPYEAIKGSTNELYQSWIDKCQENVKDGNMKEFKKNVYQIVKEFDELPCLDIKKPRVGLVGEILVKFHPTANNEIVKTIEAEGAEAVMPDLIDFFQYSFYNAKFKHEHFDTTWKNEKLCNLAIKLVDFLRKDMIKALKASKRFEAPTPIEDLAKAASEVVSLGNMTGEGWFLTAEMIELINEGAGNIVCMQPFGCLPNHVTGKGVIKALRKKYPQSNIVAIDYDPGASETNQLNRIKLMLSTAFKNLEKADS; translated from the coding sequence GTGAAGTACTATTTAGGAATTGACGTCGGTTCAACGACTGTCAAACTGTATCTGACAGATGAGCAGGATAATTGTCTGTACTCAAACTATGTCAGACACTTTTCTGACGTAAGAGCCACAATTTTTACCTTACTTAAAGAGGTAAAAGACCAATTAGGGGACATTGAGATCTATCCTGCCATGACAGGTTCAGGCGGATTATCTTTAGCACAATCATTAAATATTGAATTTATTCAGGAAGTGATCGCCTGTACAAAGACCGTTGAAACATATATTCCAAGAACGGATGTCGTGATCGAATTAGGCGGGGAAGATGCCAAGATCACGTATTTTGACGGTGCCTTAGAACAGCGTATGAACGGAACCTGTGCCGGCGGTACAGGGGCCTTTATCGACCAGATGGCAACGTTATTACAAACCGATGCCAAGGGCTTAAATGAATTAGCCAAACATTATCAGACGATTTATCCGATCGCCTCACGCTGCGGGGTCTTTGCGAAGACCGATGTGCAGCCGCTCATTAACGATGGGGTATCGAAAGAAGATATCGCCGTATCGATTTTCCAGGCGGTTGTCAACCAGACGATTTCTGGCTTAGCTTGCGGGAAACCTATTCGCGGGAATGTGGCCTTCTTAGGCGGACCACTTTATTTCTTGTCCGAATTACGCCAGCGTTTCATTGAAACGTTAAAGCTGACGGATGATGAAATCATCTTCCCTGAAAACTCGCAGTTATTCGTAGCCATGGGGGCTTGTCTGAATGCGAAAGAAAAAGCCACACAGGCTTTTAAAATTTCTGATCTATTAAATGCGTTAGAAGCTTTAAAAGGGAAAACATCAGAAATTACTAATGAAATTGAACCGCTCTTTAAAAATGATGAAGAGTTAAAAGCATTCCGCGAAAGACATCTTTCTCATATTACGAAGAAACATTCTTTAGCGAAATATAAAGGGAAAGTTTATGTTGGGATCGATGTTGGTTCCACGACATCGAAAGTGATTTTAACCGATGATCAGGGAGCGATCTTATGGTCATTCTATTCATCTAATGAAGGGAATCCTTTAAAACTGATCATTAAGATTATGGGCGATGTTTATGAAATGCTGCCAGAAGGGGCATATATTGCGAAAGCGGGGGTTACTGGTTATGGTGAAGCCTTAATTCGTAATGCCATTAAAGTAGACTATGGGGAAGTGGAAACGATTGCCCACTACACCGCTGCCAAAGCTTATGATCCAGATGTTGATTTCATCTTAGATATCGGCGGTCAGGATATGAAGGCAATCACGATTCGTGATAATGTCATTCAGAATATTTCCTTAAACGAAGCCTGTTCAGCGGGCTGCGGTTCATTCTTAGAGACCTTTGCGAAATCATTAGGTTATACGATTGAAGAATTTGCGGCTTTAGCCTTAAAGTCACGTCATCCGATGGACTTAGGCTCACGCTGTACGGTTTTCATGAACTCTAAAGTGAAACAGGCCCAGAAGGAAGGGGCTACTGTTGAAGATATTTCAGCCGGGCTCTCTTATTCCGTTATTAAAAATGCCTTATACAAGGTTATCAAATTACGTTCTAAAGAAGATATTGGTAAGCATGTCGTCGTTCAGGGCGGGACGTTCTATAATGAAGCCGTCTTAAGAGCCTTTGAAAAGGAAACCGGCATTGAAGTGACCAGACCAGATATCGCCGGGTTAATGGGCGCTTATGGGATGGCGCGTATCGCTATTGAAAATGATGATGGCGAGCCAACAACCTTGCTTACAAAAGATGAATTAGAACAGTTAACTTATACCACATCGATGCGTAACTGCGGGTTATGTACGAATAACTGTATGTTAACAGTAACGCAGTTTAATGATGATCGTCAGTTTATTTCCGGTAACCGCTGTGAACGCGGGGCTGGTTTACCATTATCATCAAAGAAGTATCCAAACTTATATGATTATAAATACAAACGTATTTTTGGTTATAAGTCTTTATTACCAAAAGAAGCGCCACGCGGCAGCGTTGGTATTCCTCGTGTTCTTAACATGTATGAGAACTATCCATTCTGGCATACTTTCTTCACAAACTTAGGCTTCAGAGTGGTCTTAAGTGCCCGTTCAAGCAAGCAGTTATATGAAAAAGGGATTGAATCAATTCCAAGTGAAAACGTATGTTATCCAGCAAAGTTAGCACATGGTCATATTGAAAACTTAATTGCCCGTCATATTTCATTTATTTTCTATCCTTCTGTTGTTTATGAAAGACAGGAATATCAGGATGCCGGAAACCATTATAACTGTCCGATTGTCGGCTCTTATCCGGAAACCATTAAAAACAATGTGGATAACTTAGAATTGAATCATATCAATTACAAGAATCCATTTATTTCGTTAAATAATCCAAAAACTTTATTTAAGACTTTAAAAGAATCATTAGCGGAATTTCATATCTCTGATCAGGAATTACATACCGCTATTGATAAAGCCTATGATGAATTAGCGAGAGCCAAACGTGATGTCCAGGAAAAAGGAAAAGAAGCCTTAGAATGGATGCATGCGAACCATAAACATGGGATCGTTTTAGCCGGACGTCCCTATCATGTCGACCCAGAAATCAACCATGGGATTGCGGATCTGATCTGTTCGGAAGGATTTGCGGTCTTAACGGAGGATTCTGTCTGCAACCTCAACAAAGAAGAAACCGAATTCCGCGTTGTCGATCAGTGGACTTACCATTCTCGTTTATACCGGGCGGCGGAATTTGTCTCTACCCAGAAAGACTTAGAACTCGTACAGCTGACCTCATTTGGCTGCGGCTTAGACGCCGTAACGAGCGATCAGGTACAGGAATTATTACAGGCCAGAGGGAAGATCTTTACATTAATCAAGATTGATGAAACCTCAAACTTAGGGCCTATTCGTATCCGTATCCGTTCCTTAAAAGCAACGGTGCGTAAACGCATGGATGATATTGATTTATCAAAACACTATGAGTTAAAGAAAGTGCCATTCACCAAAGAGATGAAAGACAAAGGCTGGACGATTCTCTGTCCACAGATGTCACCCATTCATTTCCAGTTCGTCGAAACAGCACTGCGTTCTGAAGGGTATAACTTTGAAGTACTTCCTTCGGTTGATAAAGGGGCTACTGATGCTGGCTTAAAATATGTCAATAACGATGCCTGCTATCCAAGTATCCTGGTTACCGGGCAGTTAATGGAAGCTTTACAGTCAGGTAAATACGATGTTCATAAAACCGCTGTTATTATTTCACAGACTGGCGGGGGCTGTCGTGCTACCAACTATATTGCCTTTATCCGTAAAGCCTTAAAAGATGCGCACTTAGATTTCGTTCCAGTCATTTCCGCAAACTTAGCTGGTTTAGAATCTAACCCAGGCTTTAAGATTACTTATAACGTGGCGAAAAAAGCCACGATGGCAGCAATGTATGGGGATTTATTCATGCGTGTGCTTTACCGGGTACGTCCATATGAAGCGATCAAAGGTTCAACCAATGAACTCTATCAGTCGTGGATTGATAAGTGTCAGGAAAACGTCAAAGATGGCAATATGAAAGAATTTAAGAAGAACGTTTACCAGATCGTTAAAGAATTTGATGAACTGCCTTGTTTAGATATTAAAAAACCACGTGTTGGTTTAGTTGGAGAAATCTTAGTTAAATTCCATCCAACAGCGAATAATGAAATTGTGAAAACAATTGAAGCCGAAGGGGCGGAAGCTGTGATGCCAGACTTGATCGACTTCTTCCAGTATTCATTCTATAATGCGAAGTTCAAACATGAACATTTCGATACGACATGGAAGAATGAAAAGTTATGTAACTTAGCCATCAAGTTAGTTGATTTCTTAAGAAAAGATATGATCAAAGCGCTCAAAGCATCCAAACGTTTTGAAGCACCAACGCCAATTGAAGACTTAGCGAAAGCTGCTTCAGAAGTTGTTTCTTTAGGAAACATGACAGGTGAAGGCTGGTTCTTAACTGCCGAAATGATCGAATTAATTAATGAAGGGGCTGGTAATATTGTCTGCATGCAGCCATTTGGCTGTCTGCCTAACCACGTGACTGGGAAAGGGGTTATTAAAGCCTTACGTAAGAAATATCCACAATCGAATATTGTGGCCATCGATTACGATCCAGGGGCTTCCGAAACGAACCAGTTAAACCGTATTAAACTGATGTTATCAACCGCATTCAAGAACTTAGAAAAAGCAGATTCCTAA